The following proteins are co-located in the Vigna unguiculata cultivar IT97K-499-35 chromosome 9, ASM411807v1, whole genome shotgun sequence genome:
- the LOC114163161 gene encoding vignain, with product MAMKKLLWVVLSLSLVLGVANSFDFHEKDLASEESLWDLYERWRSHHTVSRSLGEKHKRFNVFKANVMHVHNTNKMDKPYKLKLNKFADMTNHEFRSTYAGSKVNHHRMFRGTPHGNGTFMYENVGSVPASVDWRKKGAVTDVKDQGKCGSCWAFSTVVAVEGINQIKTNKLVTLSEQELVDCDTEENQGCNGGLMESAFEFIKQKGGITTESNYPYTAQEGTCDKSKVNDLAVSIDGHENVPANDEDALLKAVANQPVSVAIDAGGSDFQFYSEGVFTGDCSTDLNHGVAIVGYGTTVDGTNYWIVRNSWGAEWGEHGYIRMQRNISKKEGLCGIAMMPSYPIKNSSDNPTVSFSSSKDEL from the exons ATGGCAATGAAGAAGCTCTTGTGGGTTGTTCTGTCCCTTTCTTTGGTTCTTGGAGTGGCCAATAGCTTTGATTTTCATGAGAAGGATTTGGCGTCTGAGGAAAGCTTGTGGGACTTGTACGAGAGATGGAGGAGTCACCACACGGTTTCGCGAAGCCTCGGTGAGAAGCATAAACGGTTTAACGTGTTCAAAGCGAATGTGATGCATGTCCATAACACTAACAAGATGGATAAGCCTTACAAGCTGAAACTGAACAAGTTCGCTGACATGACCAACCATGAATTCAGGAGTACCTATGCAGGCTCAAAGGTTAATCACCACAGAATGTTCCGAGGCACGCCACATGGTAACGGCACCTTCATGTACGAGAATGTTGGTAGTGTTCCTGCTTCGGTGGATTGGAGGAAGAAAGGTGCTGTCACTGATGTGAAAGATCAGGGCAAATGTG GTAGCTGTTGGGCATTTTCAACTGTTGTAGCTGTTGAAGGTATTAATCAAATCAAGACAAATAAGCTGGTGACTTTGTCTGAACAAGAGTTGGTGGACTGTGACACGGAAGAAAACCAAGGATGCAATGGTGGATTAATGGAATCTGCTTTTGAGTTCATCAAGCAGAAGGGAGGCATAACAACGGAAAGCAATTACCCTTACACAGCACAAGAAGGAACTTGTGATAAATCAAAG GTGAATGACCTAGCTGTGTCAATTGATGGACATGAGAATGTCCCTGCTAACGATGAAGATGCATTGCTCAAAGCTGTCGCCAACCAACCTGTTTCTGTAGCAATTGATGCTGGGGGATCTGATTTCCAATTCTACTCTGAG GGAGTGTTTACCGGTGATTGTAGCACGGATCTAAACCATGGTGTAGCGATAGTGGGGTATGGAACAACGGTTGATGGGACTAATTACTGGATAGTGAGAAACTCTTGGGGAGCAGAATGGGGAGAACATGGTTACATCAGAATGCAAAGGAACATATCTAAAAAGGAGGGACTTTGTGGCATAGCCATGATGCCTTCATACCCAATCAAAAATTCCTCTGATAATCCAACAGTATCTTTCTCATCTTCCAAAGATGAACTTTGA
- the LOC114163162 gene encoding peptide methionine sulfoxide reductase-like, with the protein MAATGGYEGHNNPALDPDLDTPDTPDLQFAEFGSGCFWGAELAFQRIVGVVKTEVGYTQGHTPDPDYKLVCTGTTNHVEVVRVQFDPKVCPYTDLLALFWARHDPTSVNRQGNDVGAQYRSGIYYYNEEQARLAQESKEAKQLELKEKIVTEIVPAKRFYKAEEYHQQYLEKGGGKGESNKQSAQKGCTDPIRCYG; encoded by the exons ATGGCTGCTACCGGAGGCTACGAGGGTCACAACAACCCTGCTCTTGACCCGGATTTGGATACTCCGGATACTCCGGATCTCCAGTTCGCTGAGTTCGGATCGGGTTGTTTCTGGGGAGCGGAGTTGGCCTTTCAGCGAATTGTTGGAGTGGTGAAGACCGAGGTCGGATATACTCAGGGCCACACCCCGGATCCAGATTACAAACTGGTCTGCACCGGAACCACTAACCACGTTGAAGTGGTTCGGGTTCAGTTCGACCCGAAGGTTTGCCCCTACACGGATCTGCTTGCTCTCTTTTGGGCTCGACACGACCCAACTTCCGTTAACCGCCAG GGCAATGATGTGGGTGCACAGTATAGATCAGGAATATACTACTACAACGAAGAGCAGGCTCGTTTAGCACAGGAATCGAAAGAAGCAAAACAATTGGAGTTGAAGGAGAAGATTGTGACAGAAATTGTTCCAGCTAAGAGGTTTTACAAAGCAGAGGAGTACCATCAACAATATCTGGAGAAGGGTGGAGGAAAAGGTGAAAGCAACAAACAGTCTGCACAAAAAGGTTGCACTGATCCCATCAGGTGCTATGGCTGA
- the LOC114163484 gene encoding uncharacterized protein LOC114163484: MDFHDTYAPVAKLSTIRLILAIAASKEWKLSQLDVNNAFLHGDLDETIYMDPPPGLTIEKGQAASDPLDDPTTYRRLIGKLVYLTNTRPDIMYVVSHLSQYVVAPTKDHLQAAFRVIRYLKQTIGQGIFLPAHSDIHLRGYNDSDWANCVDTRRFVTNFIVILENHQLVANPKSKQPTPEAPQNQNIVLLLKHPVKFSG; the protein is encoded by the exons ATGGACTTCCATGACACGTATGCTCCTGTTGCCAAGCTCTCCACAATTCGTCTCATCCTAGCTATTGCAGCCTCTAAAGAATGGAAGTTATCCCAGCTTGACGTGAACAACGCATTTCTCCACGGGGATCTTGATGAGACTATCTACATGGACCCACCTCCTGGTCTTACCATTGAAAAGGGACAG GCCGCAAGTGATCCTCTGGATGACCCTACCACTTATAGAAGATTAATTGGAAAGTTAGTCTATTTGACCAACACCAGGCCAGACATAATGTATGTTGTTAGTCACCTTAGTCAATATGTTGTTGCCCCCACAAAGGATCATCTACAAGCCGCCTTTCGTGTGATAAGATATCTTAAACAAACCATTGGTCAAGGCATCTTTCTTCCTGCTCATAGTGACATCCACCTCCGAGGCTACAACGACTCTGATTGGGCGAATTGTGTAGATACAAGACGATTTGTCACTAATTTCATTGTTATCTTAGAGAATCACCAATTAGTTGCAAATCCAAAAAGCAAGCAACCAACTCCAGAAGCTCCTCAGAATCAGAATATCGTGCTCTTGCTCAAACATCCTGTGAAATTTAGTGGTTAA